The DNA region ATCTCTTACCCTGTGCCTGGAGCGGGTTCGGGAGGAAGGTTACGACCATATCGAGAAGGACTGCGTGAAGCGGGGATGCCTTTGCAAGGTACTTCGAGTCGCCCTCGTTACACTTGTCGATAACGGTCTGGAGCGTGACGCCGGACTTCTTCATGTAGGGGATCGAAATTGCCCAGTTGTAAAGAGCGGATCCGAATGCGACGTTTCCTTTCATTGCATCGAGTTTCCAGCCGCCGTTGGTGTAGAGATCCTCGTTCATGCCTTTGATAAGCTTGTTGACCTTGTCAATAACTTTTCCAAGGCGGATCATCATTTCCTGCGGGTTGACCTTCAGTTCGTTGATAAGTCTGTCGACCTTGTTGATGAACAGGACCGGGTGAACACCCTCTTTGAGTGCCTGACGAAGAACGGTCTCCGTCTGGGGCATCGGACCTTCGACTGCGTCCACAACGACGACTGCGCCGTCGACTGCACGCATTGCACGGGTAACATCTCCGCCGAAGTCGACGTGGCCGGGAGTATCGATCATGTTGATAAGATACTCGTGGTCGCCGACTTTGTGGACCATGGATACGTTCGATGCATCAATGGTGATACCGCGTGCCTGCTCTTCCTCATCCGAGTCCATCCAGCAGGCTTTACCGGATAGTTCCTCGCTGATCATTCCTGCGCCGGCAAGAAGGTTATCTGAAAGGGTGGTCTTTCCGTGGTCAATGTGCGCTACGATACCGATATTACGGATGTGCTCGGGATCATTCATGAGCTCCGTAATTCGTTCTACCATCTTTTTTCCGCGTGACATAAAACACCTTTTTTAAAAAAGAATATATGGGGGGATCACCGTGCGGATTTTGCAATCCGTTCGACTTCTTCCTTCTTTCCAACAGAGAAGCATTTTGCATCGCCTTTTGCCGCCATGATGAGTTCATCGGCGAGCACAAGATATGCCGGCTTCTTTGTTTTGTGCGAACCTTTCCAGGTTGCAAGAGCAATGTATCTGAGAGCCGTGTTGACGCGGCGGATCGGGGCCGAGTCGACGGACTTTGGAACGTTGATACCGCCGTACTTCAGACGAACGGTCTCTTCGCGGGGTCCTGCATTGGCTACGGCGTCGACAAGGACCTGAAGCGGGTTCTGCTTGGTCTTCTTGTTGATGACATCGAACGCGTCCATGACCATCTTGGTGCACATCATCTTCTTACCGGTGTTGTACTCCTGCTGCATGAGACGGTTGATGAGTCTTTCGACGATCGCCATTTCGCTCTTGGTAAACTGCTGCTGGGTAAGTCTGCCGCAGCTGCTTGGAACTTCGGTTGAGGTGATAGTGACGTATCTGACCATGCCGGCGTCTTTGACGACGACTTCGCTCATATCCCACTTGTTAAAGAGAAGGATCTTGCTGGTTGCTGCTTCTTCGGTCATACTATTTACCTTCTTGCTTTCTCGGCACGTCCGATAACAAGTTCGTTAAGTGAGACGCCGTTGACGCCGCTTACAACGAAACGGACACCGGGGATATCACCCATTGAACGGCCTGCACGACCACCGATACCACAAATGGTAACTTCGTCGTGTTCATCAATGAAGTTGATGGCACCGTCGCCGACCGCGAAGGCGGTGACCTGGCGGCCGTTTTTGATCAGCTGAACACGGACACATTTTCTGATTGCCGAGTTCGGCTGTTTTGCTTCCACACCGACCTTTTCAAGAACGATTGCGCGTCCGATTGGTGCTCCCTCGAGGGGATCTGCTTTCAGTTTCAGTTTAAGTGCTCTGCGCGAGTAAACTGAGTCGCTCCACCGGAATTTCTTTGCGGTGCGAACGAGATTTCTAGCTGCGAATTTTCCCTGTCCCATGAAGTTTCCTCATTGGTTTGGATTATATTGTGAATGGACCCGCCCGAATAACGGGAGGGATGGTTCGGGATCCTGCATAGAAGAACCCAAACACCTGCTGACAGACCATGCCAAACATGGATACGGTCTTCTCAGCGTGTTCCTATACTTATGAGCGGGGAGTGATAATAATACTAATGGGCACTCTCAGAGAGAGCAAAAAACAGCAGTTTTGTCGATAAATTTTGGAAAGGCCAACTTTCAATCAGCACATTTATATATTACATTTCAGGAATCGGTTTCGCGGGTGAAGACAGCAGGCACCCCCACATCACCGCAGACTGCGGGCGAGCAACGGGAAAAATGCGTGCCCTCGCGGAATGCCGATGAGCCTCGAGGAAGAGTATTATGGTCTTCAAGGCAAAACAGTACACTAATGGTTACCCGGATCTATAAAGAAACCCACTTCGATGCATCCCACCGTCTGATGCATTACGAAGGCAAATGTTCCAGGCTGCATGGTCACCGCTGGAGTGTTGAGGTCTGGATGGATGGAACGCCCGACGAAAAATCACGGATCCTGCTTGATTACAATATCATCAAAAACATCATCAACGTCTACGATCATCAGGTCGTTTTGAATAAAGACGATCCGATGGTGGAGGCCCTTTCCCGATTCCAGACACCGGTTCTTACAAACGGCGACCCGACAAGCGAACTTCTGGCAGAAGATATTCGCGAACGGCTCAACACGTTCTGCAGAGAGCATGATCTGAGCGCCCGGGTCGCAAAACTGCGGGTATGGGAGTCGGAAGGCTGCTATGCCGAGGTCTTTGCAGAATGAGAGTCACCGAAACGTTTGTGAGTCTGCAGGGAGAAGGCGAAAGACAGGGTATGCCCTGTTTTTTCCTCAGGCTTTCGGGCTGTAATCTCCGATGCGCCTGGTGCGACACCGAATACTCGTTCGAGAAAGGGACCGACAGAAGCGTGGATGAACTCGTGAAAGAGATCGCGGACTCCGGTCTTTCCTATGTCTGCGTGACGGGAGGCGAACCCCTTCTCCAGAAAGAGGAGCTGATTCCCCTTCTGGAGATCCTTGCGGCCGCTGATATCCATGTGGATATCGAAACGAACGGTACGATCCCGTTCGACGATGTTTCGGCGTATGCGTCCATTTGTATGGATGTGAAGTGCCCTTCTTCCGGGGAGATGAGCGATCTGTCGCTTTTGTCGGCCCTTACGGAAAACGACTGTGTGAAATTCGTGATCGGCGACGAGGCGGATTATCTGTATATGGTCGAGGTCCTCGCCGCCCATAAACCGAAAGCCCCGGTCTGTATCACGCCCGTATTCGGCACGGATACGAAGTGGCTCGTTGAAACGATCATAGCTGAACGTCTGCCGGTCAGATTCCAGCTTCAGCTGCATAAAGTGGTGAATGTACAATGAAAAAAGCAGTATGCCTCCTTTCAGGAGGAATGGACTCCACGACTCTTGCCTTTGTTGCAAAGAAGATGGGGTATGATATTCTGGCCCTTCACGTGAATTACGGTCAGAGAACGGAAAGAAAAGAACTTGAAGCTGCAAAGAAGGTAGCAGACGTCCTTGGCGTGGTGGAATTTCTGGAGATTTCTCTGGATTACTTCAAGAAGTTTGGAGCGAGCAGTCTGACCGATATGAACATCGAAGTGGAAGCCGGCGTGCTTGGCAGAGCGGATAATCCGAATACGTATGTGCCGTTCAGAAATGGGAATCTGATTTCGATCGCGACGTCCTACTGCGAATCGCGTGACGGCGAGGCGATTTTCATCGGCGTCCAGTCAGGCGACCACACAGGATATCCGGACTGTACTCCCCGGTTCATCGAGGCGATGCAGCATGCCATTTATGTCGGGACCCAGACGGAAAAGTCGATTGAACTGCTGACTCCTTTTGTTATGATGAACAAGACCGATATCCTGAAGGAAGGGATGGAATTGTGCGTTCCGTATGAGCATACCTGGTCCTGTTATTCGGAGAACGATGAGGCTTGCGGGGTATGTTCATCCTGTCTTGCACGGCTGAAGGCTTTTGCCGACCTCGGGATGGAAGATCCGATCCCCTATAAAAAATAATTTTTGAAATCAGGCTTCTGCGGTGTACTCTCAACCGAAAAAAATGACGCACTTATGAGATGTACTTCGATTTCGTGTACGGCATTAGTGCAGACGTAAGAAAAAAACCAACCGCGAATCTCCGCGAATTAACGCGAATCGCATTTTCCTTACGTTCGGGTTCTCTGCTCCGGCTGATGCGTGCAAATCGAAGATTTGCACGCATCAGCCGGAGCAGAGCACGACGGCGCAAGAAAAATGCGATTCGCGAAGATTGGCGGAGATTCGCGGTTAAATAATCTCTTGTCTCGACACCCAGCCATACCCCTCCCGAATTGGATTGGGTGAGACCCTCGTAACTCCCATTAAAAAAACGCTCTTTTTTCTACGGAAAATTCGCTCGAAAAATAAAAGAAAAAAAAGGATTACTCTGCGGTTTCCTTTTTCGGCCGCTCGGGTTTCACATACGTGATCTCGTAGGTCTCGACGCCCCGCTCCGTCGGGGTCGCGGACTTCGCGTATTCCCGTTCCATCGAGAGAACATCGAACTTACACACATCAACACAGTTCCCGCACATAACACAGCGGAACCGGTCGAGTGTCCAGATCTTTTCGGCCCGCTGAACGGTGATCGCCTGCGAAGGACACCGTTTCATACACATCATGCATGACGTGCACTTCGACGGATCGAAGACCAGATGACCCCGTGTCCCCTCGAAATTTTCCAGCGGAGTATACGGGAACGTCGTCGTCGCAGGCTTGTCGAAGAACTGTTTCAGGATCGTTTTAAGCATCTTCATGACGTTTCACCTCTCCATACAGCCGATACACGGATCGATCGTCAAAACGATCTGCGGGACATCGGCAAGTTCACAGCCTGCAAGGATCGACACCAGCGGCGGGATATTCGTCAGAGTCGGCGTTCTCACGCGGAACTGTGCAAGATTCTTGGTTCCGTTCCCTTTCAGGTAATGGATGACTTCGCCTCTGGGCTGCTCGGAGCGGCTGAAGTATTCTCCGTCGGGAGTGCCCTTCACGGCTGTGAAAACTTCGCCGTCCGGCATATCGGTGATCACCCGGCGGATGATCTCCACCGACTGGAAAAGTTCCCTGCATCTGACCGCACAGCGGGCGTATCCGTCGCCGCCTTTTTCAACGACCGGTTTGAACCCGATATCGCCGTAGGCGAGATAGCCGGTAGACCGGGCATCCAGCTCAAGACCGCTGCCTCGGCCGGTCGGACCGACCGCTCCAAGATAATAGGCATCCTCTTTTGAGAGAACGCCTTTGCCGATCAGACGTTTGGTCAGGGTATAATCATTCAGGAACACGTTCGTGAGATCCTTCATCTCATCCTCGATCTCGTCGAGCCGGTCATCCATATCCGAAAGGAAGGAGTTTGAAACATCCCGGTGGACACCGCCAACCTTACGCCCTGAATCACCCGACCGCCGGTCGTTGCTTCAAGCTCGTCCAGGATCGATTCGCGGATCTTCCATGCCTGATAAAACAGACTCTCGAACCCGAGCGAGTCGGCAAACAAGCCGAGCCACAGAAGGTGACTGTGGATACGCGAGTACTCGCCCCACATCGTCCTAAGATACGTTGCCCGGGGAGGGACCTGAACACCCATCAGACCTTCAATGCCCTGGCAAAAGGTCGAGGAGTGCGTGAAACTGCAGATACCGCAGATACGCTCCGCGAGAAACACAAAGTCCTGATACTCCCGGCGGTCAACCAGGCTCTCGAGACCGCGGTGAACATACCCGATCGACGGGATCGCCGAAACGACATGCTCGTCTTCCACGACCAGATCCAGATGGATCGGCTCGGGAAGCACGGGGTGCTGGGGTCCAAACGGGATCACCGTCTGTCTGCCGGTCATTCTTTATCCTCCTTAACGACGGTCACCGTAGGCGCCGGCTGCTCCTTCTTTTTGAACGGATAAGGAACGGATGTTTTGATGAACGTTCCGCCGAAATCCAGAGACATCCCTTCAAACGTAAACCCATACAGATCGTGGATCTCGTTTTCGTACACGAATGCCCCGCCGTAGGATGACCCGATCGACGGGATCGTCATCCCTTCGGCAGCGGTAATGCGGTAATGCCGAAGATCCGCCTCCTTTTCGAATGAGTAGGTGATATAGTAGCCTTCGTCGGCCGGCGTGCAGGTAATGACAACCAGCCGGTAGCCGCCGGATCTCATGGTGCCGGCGGTTTTCTGCACATCGGCAGCCTGTATTGGGTCGATTTTCATATTCATTTTTTTGCCTCCAGAGCTGCACGTTTCTCTTCCAGAACGCCGAGAGCCTTGACAATTCCCTCGATAAGCGCCTCGGGACGGACGGAACATCCGGGAACATACACATCCACCGGGATGATCGTATCAACGCCGCCGGAAATATTATAGCAGTCGCGGAAAACACCGCCGCTCGATGCGCAGATTCCGACCGCGACCACTACTTTCGGTTCGGGGATCTGGTCGTAGAGATTTTTCAGAACAACTTTGTTCTGTTCGTTCACCCCGCCCGTTACCACAAAGATATCGGCGTGCGCAGGGTTTCCGGTATTGATGATCCCAAACCGCTCGACGTCGTACACCGGCGTTAAGGCGGCAAGGATCTCGATATCGCATCCATTACAGCTGGACGCATTGTAATGGAGAAGCCAGGGGGATTTTGATGCCGAACTCATAATAACATACCTCCAAAGATACCGAGTATGACAATGTTTCCAACACCAAAGACGAGGGTGATGATCCACAGACTCTTGACCGTCATCTTCCAGGTCACACGCGGGAAGACATTATCGATGACGATTTCCAGAAGGAACGCGAGAACGATCGCAATTGCGGAAAGTCCCGGATAATTGGCAAAGAAGATGAGAATCATGGAAAGGAAGATCATCATCTCGTACCAGTGGGCGATCTCGACTTTGGCAAGGCTCCTGCCCGAAAGCGAGGTGGTCACGCCTTTCACCAGTTCCTGATGGGCATGGTGCGAGGTCGAGATATCGAACGGCGATTTTCTCAGTTTGAGCGTCAGGACCGCAATCAGAGCAATGAACACACCGGGAAGATAAACGATTCCTGGTACATCCAGAGTCAGCATATGGAATGTCTCGAAACTTCCGCTGACCATATAGAATCCTACGGCAAGCAGGATCAGGATCGGTTCGGCGATCATAACGCCGAGAAGTTCACGTTCCGCCCCTATGTTGGAGAACGGAGCGTTCGCGGCATACGCGGCAAGGATCAGGAAGGTGTGGGCGAGTGCGAGCGAGAAGACGACAAACAGGAAACTGCCCCCGGTCGCGTACATCATTCCGGTAAATACGATCAGGAGTAAGTATGCCGTCGTGAAGATGATCTCGACAGGATTGGAGAACGCCTTCTCCTTATGCCAGAGTTTGGCCACATCGTAGAACGGCTGAAGGAACGGCGGGCCGACCCTTGACTGGAAACGGGCAGTCAGTACCCGGTCGCATCCGGTAAGAAGGCCGCCGAAGATCGGGGCAAGTATCAGAAAGGCCACCGCCCCTACAAGAAACATTATATCCATATCATCACCCCCATAAATCCGAGAACAAGCATCACGATGAGAAGGATTCCCGAGATAACCCAGGAGGGTTTGAGAAGCACGTTCTCACCGCAGTATTCTTCGAGATAATAGTTCGAGGCCTTCGCCTCTTTGTAGACGCCAAGGGAGCCGAGGAACCTGCCTTCCGTATCGACCGCACGGCCGCCAAGATAAGGCGGAATGGGTCTGCCTTCTTTGGATCCGAGGAAAGCCCCGATCACAAGGAAGACGAGAATTGCCGCCATGAGACCAAGCATGACCAGGGTATCGAAGAAGAATAATCCGTTATTCGGCTGATAGAAGTACGGGTGAATCCTGTCGAGATACGGAATGATCACGCCGGAGATGATCGCCGGGAACCCGAGACAGCAGGCAACCACGAGAATCCCCATGACGATGACCGAAATTTTTTCGGAGAAGTGCAGGGTGATCTTTTCTGCCGGCGGTCTGTTCATTCTCATGAACAGTTTTCCGAGCCATTTGGTCCAGAAGAATATGGTAAACGCACTTCCAAAGGCAAGAAGAGATGCGAAGACGCATCCAAACGGAGCGGTGATGAAGGCTTCCAGAGCTATCCACTTGGAAATGAGCATACCAAACGGCGCAAGATACATGCCGCAGATACCAATGACCATCATCGTTGCCAAGAGCGGGAGACGGACCAGAAGTCCGTCCATATCCTCGATGTCCCGGCTGCCGATCTTGTGTTCGACTGCGCCGACGCAAAGGAAGAGCAGCGCCTTGGCGACCGCATGGAAGATGATCAAAAGGATAGCCGCTTCGATAGCCTCTGCCGTGCCTATACCGGCACATGCGGTGATCAGACCGAGATTGGCGATCGTGGAGTAGGCAAGAACTTTCTTCGCATTACTCTGCGAGATTGCCAGAGCCGAGGTCACAAGGAAGGTGAATGCCCCGATCAAAGCAAGGAAGATACCAACCCAGGTCTGCGAGAAGAGCGGGGCGAAAAGGACCAGAAGGTAGACGCCGGCCTTGACCATGGTACTTGAGTGGAGCAGGGCGGAGACCGGTGTCGGAGCGACCATTGCCCCCGTAAGCCAGGTGGAAAACGGCATCTGAGCTGCCTTGGTCAATCCCGCGACGGCGATCAATGCCAGAGGTATCGTGAGAAGAGAGACGTTCGGGAAGTTGAGCAGGTTGTTTACCGAGAGAAGACTTACCGGCGAATTGATGCGAAGCAGGAAGAATATCGCCAGGGTAAAGCATATCCCGCCGATCAGGTTCATCCACACGGCACGGAACGCATTTTTCACTGCTTCGGGGGTGCGGGAGTACCCGATCAGAAGGAAGGAGCAGAGCGTGGTTATTTCCCAGGCGCACAAAACCCACATCAGATTGTTCGAGAGAACCAGCCCGAACATTGCCGAGAGGAAGATGAACATCACGGCAAAGAAGTAGCGTTTCCTCACCGGAACACCGATCTGGTGTTCATGATAATCCTTCATGTAGCCAAGAGCATAGACGCAGATCAGCGTTCCGATTATTCCGATGATAAGAACCATGATCGCGGAAAGACTGCTGACCGTGAACGTTTTTATTGCATGGGGTCCGGTAACACCGAAGAGTTCGAGGATCACGATAAGGATGAGCTGGATCCCGGAAAGAATGAGCGGAAGTATTTTCCGATATTTTATGGACAGTCCCAGAATTATGAGGGCAATTGCCAGGTCGACGATGAATAACAGAATGCCGATCCATTCGGTATTCTCAAGGGTCACAGATACGGGAGCAAGGAATGCTTTCCAAGCGAGGAAGATGGACGTCCCGATAATAATGACCGAAGTTATGCCTACGAGGATATTGCGGACAAGATC from Methanocorpusculum labreanum Z includes:
- a CDS encoding NADH-quinone oxidoreductase subunit B family protein translates to MSSASKSPWLLHYNASSCNGCDIEILAALTPVYDVERFGIINTGNPAHADIFVVTGGVNEQNKVVLKNLYDQIPEPKVVVAVGICASSGGVFRDCYNISGGVDTIIPVDVYVPGCSVRPEALIEGIVKALGVLEEKRAALEAKK
- a CDS encoding NADH-quinone oxidoreductase subunit 5 family protein — its product is MYPPELIAILILLLVPVCAAALLAVFKPDLVRNILVGITSVIIIGTSIFLAWKAFLAPVSVTLENTEWIGILLFIVDLAIALIILGLSIKYRKILPLILSGIQLILIVILELFGVTGPHAIKTFTVSSLSAIMVLIIGIIGTLICVYALGYMKDYHEHQIGVPVRKRYFFAVMFIFLSAMFGLVLSNNLMWVLCAWEITTLCSFLLIGYSRTPEAVKNAFRAVWMNLIGGICFTLAIFFLLRINSPVSLLSVNNLLNFPNVSLLTIPLALIAVAGLTKAAQMPFSTWLTGAMVAPTPVSALLHSSTMVKAGVYLLVLFAPLFSQTWVGIFLALIGAFTFLVTSALAISQSNAKKVLAYSTIANLGLITACAGIGTAEAIEAAILLIIFHAVAKALLFLCVGAVEHKIGSRDIEDMDGLLVRLPLLATMMVIGICGMYLAPFGMLISKWIALEAFITAPFGCVFASLLAFGSAFTIFFWTKWLGKLFMRMNRPPAEKITLHFSEKISVIVMGILVVACCLGFPAIISGVIIPYLDRIHPYFYQPNNGLFFFDTLVMLGLMAAILVFLVIGAFLGSKEGRPIPPYLGGRAVDTEGRFLGSLGVYKEAKASNYYLEEYCGENVLLKPSWVISGILLIVMLVLGFMGVMIWI
- a CDS encoding NADH-quinone oxidoreductase subunit C, with amino-acid sequence MNMKIDPIQAADVQKTAGTMRSGGYRLVVITCTPADEGYYITYSFEKEADLRHYRITAAEGMTIPSIGSSYGGAFVYENEIHDLYGFTFEGMSLDFGGTFIKTSVPYPFKKKEQPAPTVTVVKEDKE
- a CDS encoding 30S ribosomal protein S7 — its product is MTEEAATSKILLFNKWDMSEVVVKDAGMVRYVTITSTEVPSSCGRLTQQQFTKSEMAIVERLINRLMQQEYNTGKKMMCTKMVMDAFDVINKKTKQNPLQVLVDAVANAGPREETVRLKYGGINVPKSVDSAPIRRVNTALRYIALATWKGSHKTKKPAYLVLADELIMAAKGDAKCFSVGKKEEVERIAKSAR
- the queC gene encoding 7-cyano-7-deazaguanine synthase QueC, translated to MKKAVCLLSGGMDSTTLAFVAKKMGYDILALHVNYGQRTERKELEAAKKVADVLGVVEFLEISLDYFKKFGASSLTDMNIEVEAGVLGRADNPNTYVPFRNGNLISIATSYCESRDGEAIFIGVQSGDHTGYPDCTPRFIEAMQHAIYVGTQTEKSIELLTPFVMMNKTDILKEGMELCVPYEHTWSCYSENDEACGVCSSCLARLKAFADLGMEDPIPYKK
- a CDS encoding 4Fe-4S dicluster domain-containing protein, translating into MKMLKTILKQFFDKPATTTFPYTPLENFEGTRGHLVFDPSKCTSCMMCMKRCPSQAITVQRAEKIWTLDRFRCVMCGNCVDVCKFDVLSMEREYAKSATPTERGVETYEITYVKPERPKKETAE
- a CDS encoding 30S ribosomal protein S12, producing MGQGKFAARNLVRTAKKFRWSDSVYSRRALKLKLKADPLEGAPIGRAIVLEKVGVEAKQPNSAIRKCVRVQLIKNGRQVTAFAVGDGAINFIDEHDEVTICGIGGRAGRSMGDIPGVRFVVSGVNGVSLNELVIGRAEKARR
- a CDS encoding NADH-quinone oxidoreductase subunit H: MDIMFLVGAVAFLILAPIFGGLLTGCDRVLTARFQSRVGPPFLQPFYDVAKLWHKEKAFSNPVEIIFTTAYLLLIVFTGMMYATGGSFLFVVFSLALAHTFLILAAYAANAPFSNIGAERELLGVMIAEPILILLAVGFYMVSGSFETFHMLTLDVPGIVYLPGVFIALIAVLTLKLRKSPFDISTSHHAHQELVKGVTTSLSGRSLAKVEIAHWYEMMIFLSMILIFFANYPGLSAIAIVLAFLLEIVIDNVFPRVTWKMTVKSLWIITLVFGVGNIVILGIFGGMLL
- a CDS encoding 7-carboxy-7-deazaguanine synthase QueE; the protein is MRVTETFVSLQGEGERQGMPCFFLRLSGCNLRCAWCDTEYSFEKGTDRSVDELVKEIADSGLSYVCVTGGEPLLQKEELIPLLEILAAADIHVDIETNGTIPFDDVSAYASICMDVKCPSSGEMSDLSLLSALTENDCVKFVIGDEADYLYMVEVLAAHKPKAPVCITPVFGTDTKWLVETIIAERLPVRFQLQLHKVVNVQ
- a CDS encoding 6-carboxytetrahydropterin synthase, with protein sequence MVTRIYKETHFDASHRLMHYEGKCSRLHGHRWSVEVWMDGTPDEKSRILLDYNIIKNIINVYDHQVVLNKDDPMVEALSRFQTPVLTNGDPTSELLAEDIRERLNTFCREHDLSARVAKLRVWESEGCYAEVFAE